In the genome of Gloeotrichia echinulata CP02, one region contains:
- a CDS encoding transposase yields the protein MKTLKFKLYEHKRNRHLKRMINAAGVIYNHCIALHKRYYRMWGKHLNCAKLQSHIAKLRKRHQFWQSIGSQAVQDICQRIEKAYQLFFKHNKKGVRPPGFKKVKKYKSFTLKQAGYKLLNGNRIKIANRVYQFWKSREVEGKIKTLTIKRTALGELFMVIVVDNELEPEIKSTTGKIAGFDFGLKTFLTCSDGTLIDSPQFLKQSLNAIKKASKNHSKKVKRSNNRERARKNLVRQHENVCNRRRDWFWKLAHELTDKFDVLCFETLNLKGMQRLWGRKISDVAFGEFLQILSWVTKKKNKQLVYIDQWYPSSKTCSHCGHILENLDLSIRQWRCPSCQSINGRDENAARNIQMVGASTIGLGDVRLATPAIAVSSPESPPFKGGEYVKS from the coding sequence ATGAAAACACTAAAGTTTAAGCTGTACGAACACAAAAGGAATAGACACCTGAAACGGATGATCAACGCCGCAGGGGTGATCTATAATCATTGTATTGCTCTACATAAACGGTACTATCGCATGTGGGGCAAACACTTAAACTGTGCAAAACTCCAGTCTCATATTGCCAAATTAAGAAAACGTCATCAATTTTGGCAATCAATCGGTTCTCAAGCAGTGCAAGATATCTGTCAACGCATAGAGAAAGCCTACCAATTATTTTTTAAACATAATAAAAAAGGAGTCAGACCACCGGGTTTTAAAAAGGTTAAAAAATACAAATCATTCACGCTTAAACAAGCAGGTTATAAACTCTTAAATGGGAATAGAATTAAAATTGCCAATCGAGTTTATCAATTTTGGAAATCTAGAGAAGTAGAGGGAAAAATCAAAACATTAACCATTAAACGCACTGCACTAGGTGAGTTATTTATGGTGATTGTAGTTGATAATGAGTTAGAACCAGAAATTAAATCAACGACTGGTAAAATAGCGGGGTTTGATTTCGGATTGAAGACATTTCTAACTTGCTCTGATGGAACTTTAATTGATTCTCCACAATTTCTCAAGCAATCTCTGAATGCTATTAAGAAAGCTAGTAAAAACCACTCCAAAAAGGTAAAACGGTCAAATAATCGTGAAAGAGCTAGAAAGAATTTAGTTCGTCAACATGAAAATGTTTGTAACCGCAGACGGGATTGGTTCTGGAAATTAGCTCATGAATTGACAGACAAGTTTGATGTTTTATGTTTTGAAACCCTAAACCTCAAAGGTATGCAACGTCTTTGGGGTAGAAAAATATCAGATGTAGCTTTTGGAGAATTTCTCCAAATATTGTCATGGGTAACTAAAAAGAAAAACAAACAACTTGTTTATATAGATCAATGGTATCCATCTAGTAAAACTTGTTCTCATTGTGGGCATATTTTAGAAAATCTAGATTTATCCATAAGACAGTGGCGTTGTCCGTCTTGTCAATCAATTAATGGACGTGATGAAAACGCCGCGAGAAATATTCAAATGGTTGGGGCATCAACCATTGGGTTAGGTGATGTTAGACTGGCTACGCCTGCAATTGCCGTTAGCAGCCCAGAATCCCCACCCTTCAAGGGTGGGGAGTATGTCAAAAGCTAG
- a CDS encoding sulfate ABC transporter substrate-binding protein: protein MTVWQRPLKRLQLSTGQIINRFRLNSLKGFVSLFLAGALLSVALAACSGGNGNNSATENPGASPVSAKKDNVEITLVSFAVTKAAHEAIIPKFVDKWQQEHNQTVKVKQSYGGSGSQTRAVIDGLEADVVHLALAGDTQKIEKAGLIQPGWEKEVPNNAIVSKSVAALVTRPGNPKGIKTWADLGKDGIKLITADPKTSGVARWNFLALWNSVIKTGGDEAKATEFVTKVYHNVPILAKDAREATDAFFKQGQGDALINYENEIVLAEQKGEKVTYIIPDVNISIDNPIAVVDKNVDKHGNREVAEAFVKFLYTPEAQQEFAKVGFRPVNETVAQTKAVADKYPKVKNLGTVQDFGGWDAVQNKFFAEGAIFDQIHSKNKR, encoded by the coding sequence ATGACTGTGTGGCAACGCCCCCTGAAACGATTGCAACTGAGTACAGGGCAGATCATCAATCGGTTCAGGCTCAATTCGCTCAAAGGTTTTGTATCGCTCTTTTTAGCAGGAGCGCTCTTGAGTGTGGCGCTAGCCGCCTGCTCTGGTGGTAATGGGAATAATTCTGCCACAGAAAACCCTGGGGCTAGTCCTGTATCTGCCAAAAAGGATAATGTGGAAATAACCCTGGTTTCTTTTGCCGTCACCAAAGCAGCTCACGAAGCCATTATCCCCAAGTTTGTAGACAAGTGGCAGCAAGAACATAACCAAACCGTCAAAGTCAAGCAAAGCTATGGGGGTTCTGGTTCCCAAACTCGCGCTGTCATTGATGGTTTAGAAGCTGATGTTGTCCATTTAGCACTGGCTGGAGACACCCAAAAGATTGAGAAGGCTGGACTAATTCAGCCTGGATGGGAAAAGGAAGTCCCTAACAATGCCATTGTCTCTAAATCTGTGGCAGCACTAGTAACTCGCCCAGGAAACCCTAAAGGCATTAAAACTTGGGCAGATTTGGGCAAAGACGGTATCAAACTGATTACTGCTGACCCTAAAACATCCGGCGTTGCGCGTTGGAATTTCCTAGCACTGTGGAATTCTGTAATTAAAACTGGTGGAGACGAGGCGAAAGCTACTGAGTTTGTGACCAAAGTCTATCATAATGTGCCAATCTTGGCAAAAGATGCGCGTGAAGCTACGGATGCATTTTTCAAGCAAGGTCAGGGTGATGCCCTAATTAACTATGAAAACGAAATTGTCCTAGCCGAACAAAAGGGCGAGAAGGTGACTTATATCATCCCTGATGTCAACATCTCCATCGATAATCCCATCGCCGTGGTAGACAAAAACGTCGATAAACATGGTAATCGTGAGGTAGCAGAAGCTTTCGTCAAATTCCTGTATACCCCAGAAGCACAGCAAGAATTTGCCAAAGTCGGATTCCGTCCTGTAAATGAGACAGTCGCCCAAACTAAAGCAGTTGCAGATAAATACCCCAAAGTGAAAAATCTGGGTACCGTTCAAGACTTCGGCGGTTGGGATGCAGTTCAGAATAAGTTTTTTGCCGAGGGTGCGATTTTTGACCAAATTCACAGCAAAAACAAACGGTAA
- the ssuE gene encoding NADPH-dependent FMN reductase, with product MTHILAIAGSPSHPSRTYSIVEYAGNLLKQEGLDIDIISVRDLPAEDLIFGRYDSPALEQPKALLAKADGVIISTPIYKAAYTGVLKTFLDLLPQKSLTGKVVLPIATGGTIAHLLAIEYALKPILGELGARHILATVYAIDKQIQRQDDGSLLLDQELELRLKDVLQEFVKAIKHSPIDSPDLVRAS from the coding sequence ATGACTCATATTCTCGCGATCGCAGGTAGTCCATCCCACCCATCCAGAACTTACAGTATTGTCGAATATGCCGGCAACCTGTTAAAGCAAGAAGGCTTGGATATAGACATAATTTCCGTCCGCGATTTACCCGCTGAAGATTTAATTTTTGGACGATATGACAGCCCAGCTTTAGAACAGCCAAAAGCCTTATTGGCAAAAGCAGATGGTGTGATTATTTCCACCCCCATCTATAAAGCTGCTTACACAGGGGTACTGAAAACATTTTTAGATTTATTGCCCCAAAAGTCATTGACGGGAAAAGTCGTATTACCCATCGCCACTGGTGGAACAATTGCTCATTTGTTAGCAATTGAATATGCTTTAAAACCCATTTTAGGCGAATTAGGAGCCAGACATATCCTGGCTACTGTTTACGCCATAGACAAACAAATTCAACGGCAAGACGATGGCAGTTTGCTGCTGGATCAAGAACTTGAACTAAGACTCAAAGATGTCCTGCAAGAATTTGTCAAAGCTATCAAACATTCTCCAATAGACTCTCCAGACTTGGTTCGCGCTAGTTAA
- a CDS encoding FAD/NAD(P)-binding protein: protein MSQNRSQAIAIIGGGYSGVMVAVHLLLSATSPLTIKLIERRPVIGEGIAYSTELDSHLLNVPAGKISSFADDPDHFLRWLQNQNIPAVNADTFVPRKLYSQYIQAILNQAEAGAATGVRLDRLHDEAVSLKTTPESVTIGLRSGEILKVDRVVLALGNLPAANPPVQDPSFYESKRYLSCVWSKKWLTNLSANDPLVLIGAGLTAFDVVVALHRQGYKGTIDIVSRRGLLSQSHKSTDAYHSFLKAEQAPKNIRALVRLVRQEIKKALALGYDWRAVIDTLRPENQAIWLALPLSEQRRFLRHVRTYWDIHRHRAAPEVAQTITELIDAQQVVVHAGRILAYEEDADGVNVVIRHRGSTKTDILRAGLVINCTGSQYNYRKYQHPLIQELLTSGLINLHALNLGLEVAPNGALVDANGNISQQLYTLGPPQIGYLWETTAVPNIRQQAKLLAEELLL, encoded by the coding sequence ATGTCTCAAAATAGATCCCAAGCGATCGCCATTATTGGTGGCGGTTACAGTGGCGTAATGGTTGCTGTTCACCTGCTTTTAAGTGCAACTTCTCCACTTACCATCAAACTGATTGAGCGCCGTCCGGTGATTGGAGAAGGAATTGCCTACAGCACTGAATTAGATTCCCACTTGTTAAATGTACCAGCTGGTAAAATCAGCTCCTTTGCTGATGACCCTGACCATTTCCTCCGTTGGTTGCAAAATCAAAACATTCCCGCTGTTAACGCCGATACCTTCGTACCTCGTAAGCTTTACAGTCAGTATATTCAAGCTATTTTAAATCAAGCCGAAGCAGGTGCTGCTACCGGGGTACGCTTAGATCGGTTGCATGATGAAGCGGTTTCTCTCAAGACTACACCAGAAAGCGTGACGATTGGCTTAAGATCAGGAGAAATCCTCAAAGTTGATCGCGTCGTACTCGCCCTAGGTAATTTACCAGCAGCTAATCCACCTGTTCAAGACCCAAGTTTCTACGAGAGTAAACGTTATCTTAGCTGCGTATGGTCTAAAAAGTGGTTGACAAACCTATCTGCTAATGACCCACTAGTCTTGATTGGTGCAGGTTTGACAGCCTTCGATGTAGTTGTAGCCCTGCATCGACAAGGATATAAAGGGACGATTGATATCGTCTCACGCCGGGGTTTATTATCCCAAAGTCACAAATCTACAGATGCTTACCACAGCTTCCTCAAAGCAGAACAGGCTCCTAAGAACATCCGGGCCTTGGTGCGCTTAGTTAGACAAGAAATCAAGAAAGCCTTGGCTTTAGGATATGACTGGCGTGCAGTTATTGATACACTGCGCCCAGAAAACCAAGCCATTTGGCTGGCTCTCCCCTTATCTGAACAGCGACGGTTTCTGCGCCATGTCCGAACCTATTGGGATATCCATCGTCATCGAGCAGCACCAGAAGTTGCCCAAACTATCACTGAGCTAATCGACGCGCAGCAAGTAGTTGTACATGCTGGACGCATTCTAGCCTATGAAGAAGACGCCGACGGTGTAAACGTAGTCATCCGCCACCGTGGTAGCACAAAGACTGATATTTTACGGGCTGGGCTGGTGATTAACTGTACTGGTTCTCAGTACAACTATCGCAAATACCAGCATCCTCTAATTCAGGAACTGCTGACATCAGGACTAATTAACCTTCACGCCCTCAATTTAGGCTTAGAAGTTGCTCCCAACGGCGCACTTGTGGACGCCAACGGTAACATTTCCCAGCAACTTTATACCCTAGGTCCGCCGCAAATAGGTTATCTCTGGGAAACCACAGCAGTACCTAACATCCGTCAGCAAGCAAAGCTGCTGGCTGAAGAATTGCTGCTTTAG
- a CDS encoding pentapeptide repeat-containing protein: MANREHLRLLQAGAVTWIEWRKQNPQIVPDLSGANLQGDNLRGANLQGVNLSNVDLSLALLVRANLSGANLSSAYLCKALLIEANLNGANFSVANLSGATLAQADLSNANLIGSDLSEANLRGAIIADANLIGTDLRHANLREADLGTTKLIRANLSFANLISANLIAADLSEANLYEAEVMGAYLYKANLSKANLNKVHLSSAYMLRANLSQADLRSANLSWTNLSGANLALANLRGANLRGANLSGANLSGANLQGVIMPDSTKND, encoded by the coding sequence ATGGCAAATCGTGAGCATCTGAGATTATTGCAAGCAGGTGCAGTTACATGGATTGAGTGGAGAAAGCAAAATCCCCAGATTGTACCAGACCTGAGTGGGGCAAATTTGCAAGGGGATAACCTCCGAGGCGCAAATCTTCAGGGGGTAAATTTAAGCAATGTAGATCTAAGTCTGGCTTTACTCGTGCGAGCCAACCTCAGTGGTGCTAACCTCAGTAGCGCTTATCTTTGCAAAGCATTGCTCATTGAAGCAAATCTGAACGGGGCTAACTTCAGTGTGGCTAACTTAAGCGGTGCTACACTGGCACAGGCAGATTTAAGTAATGCCAATTTGATTGGCTCAGATTTGAGTGAGGCGAATCTCAGAGGCGCTATTATTGCTGATGCCAACCTGATTGGAACTGACTTGAGACACGCTAATTTGCGAGAAGCGGATTTAGGAACAACCAAGCTGATTCGCGCTAACCTCAGTTTTGCTAATTTAATCAGCGCTAACTTGATTGCGGCTGACCTGAGCGAGGCTAATCTCTACGAAGCGGAAGTGATGGGTGCTTACCTTTACAAAGCTAATTTGTCTAAAGCTAATCTCAACAAAGTTCACCTGAGTAGTGCATACATGTTACGGGCTAACTTGAGTCAGGCAGACTTGAGAAGTGCTAACTTGAGTTGGACTAACCTCAGTGGCGCAAATTTGGCTCTGGCGAATCTCAGAGGCGCGAATCTCAGAGGTGCGAATCTGAGCGGTGCGAATCTGAGCGGTGCGAATCTACAGGGGGTAATTATGCCCGATTCTACCAAAAATGATTAG
- the ssuD gene encoding FMNH2-dependent alkanesulfonate monooxygenase, with protein sequence MQLLWFIPTHGDGRYLGTATGGRAVSFPYLRQIAQAVDDLGFTGALLPTGRSCEDAWIVASTLVPLTRQMRFLVAIRPGLVSAGVAARMAATFDRLSGGRLLINVVTGGDPVELAGDGLHLGHDERYELTDEFLTAWRAIASGEQANLKGKYLDIENGKLLFPTVQKPHPPLWFGGSSPIAQQIAAKHVDVYLTWGEPPAQVAEKIASVRQLAEAEGRTLRFGIRLHVIVRQTESEAWDAANQLIQYVDEEAIATAQKAYARMDSEGQRRMTQLHQGSRDALEISPNLWAGVGLVRGGAGTALVGDPQTVAARMLEYADLGIETFIFSGYPHLEEAYRVAELLFPHLPLENLPIVEQQHVLSPFGEIVANENFPKQQPKEKATTVS encoded by the coding sequence ATGCAGTTACTATGGTTCATCCCCACCCACGGCGACGGACGCTACCTTGGAACTGCTACAGGTGGAAGGGCTGTCAGCTTTCCCTATCTGCGGCAGATAGCACAGGCGGTAGATGATCTGGGCTTTACGGGGGCATTGCTACCTACTGGTCGTTCTTGTGAAGACGCTTGGATTGTGGCGTCAACCTTAGTACCCCTAACCCGACAGATGCGTTTTTTAGTGGCGATTCGTCCGGGTTTGGTGTCGGCTGGGGTAGCAGCGCGGATGGCGGCGACGTTTGATCGCCTATCTGGTGGACGATTATTAATTAACGTAGTCACAGGCGGCGATCCAGTAGAGTTAGCGGGAGATGGCTTGCACCTCGGACACGATGAACGCTATGAGTTAACAGATGAATTCTTGACAGCATGGCGGGCGATCGCCAGTGGAGAACAAGCCAACCTCAAGGGTAAATATCTCGACATTGAGAACGGTAAGCTGTTATTTCCTACAGTCCAAAAGCCACATCCGCCCTTATGGTTCGGCGGTTCCTCACCTATCGCCCAACAAATAGCCGCCAAGCATGTAGATGTCTATCTTACTTGGGGCGAACCACCAGCCCAAGTCGCCGAGAAAATTGCCTCAGTTCGCCAGCTAGCAGAGGCTGAGGGCAGAACTTTACGATTTGGCATTCGCTTGCATGTAATTGTGCGCCAAACTGAAAGTGAAGCTTGGGATGCAGCCAATCAATTGATTCAATATGTGGATGAAGAGGCGATCGCTACGGCACAAAAAGCATACGCCCGGATGGACTCAGAAGGACAACGGCGGATGACCCAATTACATCAGGGTAGTCGCGACGCGCTAGAGATTAGCCCAAACCTGTGGGCGGGAGTTGGTTTAGTGCGCGGTGGTGCCGGTACAGCCTTAGTAGGTGATCCCCAAACCGTAGCCGCCAGGATGTTAGAATATGCAGATTTAGGTATTGAAACCTTCATCTTCTCCGGCTATCCCCACCTAGAAGAAGCCTATCGAGTAGCCGAACTTCTCTTTCCCCATTTGCCATTAGAGAATCTACCAATTGTAGAGCAACAACATGTATTAAGCCCATTTGGAGAGATTGTTGCCAATGAAAATTTTCCCAAGCAGCAGCCCAAAGAAAAAGCCACCACCGTATCCTAG
- the msrB gene encoding peptide-methionine (R)-S-oxide reductase MsrB, which produces MSKASAVIVGGTLLLPQIFNRRTKTMATSNTNFEISKSDAEWQTILTPEQFRVLRKHGTERAFTSPLDKEYTEGTFVCAGCELPLFTSETKFNSGTGWPSFFQPIEGAIATTVDRSLFMTRTEVHCSRCGGHLGHVFDDGPAPTGKRYCMNGVAMKFIAA; this is translated from the coding sequence ATGTCAAAAGCTAGTGCAGTAATAGTCGGCGGAACATTATTATTACCCCAGATCTTTAATCGGAGAACAAAAACGATGGCAACTTCCAATACTAATTTTGAAATTAGCAAATCAGATGCTGAGTGGCAGACAATTTTAACACCAGAACAGTTTCGGGTATTGCGGAAACATGGAACGGAACGCGCTTTCACTAGTCCACTGGATAAAGAATATACTGAAGGCACTTTTGTGTGTGCTGGGTGTGAACTACCGTTGTTTACATCAGAAACTAAATTTAACAGCGGTACTGGCTGGCCTAGCTTTTTTCAACCAATTGAGGGGGCGATCGCTACCACTGTAGACAGGTCGTTGTTTATGACCAGAACGGAAGTGCATTGTAGTCGCTGTGGTGGTCATCTAGGTCATGTGTTTGACGATGGCCCAGCACCCACTGGCAAACGCTACTGCATGAATGGTGTAGCCATGAAGTTTATTGCCGCCTAA
- a CDS encoding class II glutamine amidotransferase, producing the protein MCQLLGMNCNTPTDICFSFEGFSARGGKTDDHSDGWGIAFFEGKGCRIFLDAKASVTSPVADLVRCYPIHSTHVIAHIRKATQGEIALENCHPFRRELWGRYWVFAHNGNLPDFQPQNQGFFQPVGDTDSEKAFCVILETLRQSFPQGKPPLEELYPVLRKVTENLAAKGVFNYLLSDGEHFFAHCSTKLSYIVRQAPFAAAHLIDQDMTVDFRQLTSPSDRVALIATIPLTDNEVWTPIQPGELLVFQDGCLLIVN; encoded by the coding sequence ATGTGCCAACTGCTGGGAATGAATTGTAACACCCCAACAGACATCTGTTTTTCTTTTGAAGGGTTTTCTGCGCGGGGTGGAAAGACTGACGATCATAGCGATGGTTGGGGGATTGCTTTTTTTGAAGGGAAAGGATGTCGGATTTTTTTAGACGCTAAAGCTTCTGTTACTTCCCCGGTAGCAGATTTGGTGCGATGCTACCCCATCCACTCTACCCATGTGATTGCCCATATTCGCAAAGCTACCCAAGGTGAAATCGCCCTAGAAAACTGTCATCCTTTTCGCCGGGAACTTTGGGGAAGGTATTGGGTATTCGCCCACAACGGAAATTTACCAGATTTTCAACCTCAAAATCAGGGGTTTTTTCAACCCGTGGGTGACACTGATAGTGAAAAAGCCTTCTGTGTAATACTAGAAACCTTGAGACAAAGCTTTCCTCAAGGTAAGCCACCTTTAGAAGAACTGTACCCGGTATTACGTAAAGTCACAGAAAATCTGGCGGCAAAGGGTGTGTTTAACTACTTACTATCGGATGGCGAACACTTTTTTGCCCACTGCTCAACCAAACTCAGCTACATTGTGCGTCAAGCACCCTTTGCAGCAGCCCATTTAATTGACCAAGATATGACCGTAGATTTTCGCCAATTGACCTCACCAAGCGATCGCGTGGCGCTTATTGCTACCATTCCCCTAACTGACAACGAAGTTTGGACACCAATTCAACCGGGGGAACTCCTGGTATTTCAGGATGGCTGTCTCTTGATAGTGAATTGA
- a CDS encoding sulfate ABC transporter substrate-binding protein: protein MTHQETNKPKFIQVVNQLFPAFKQPATQTSALVLAAGLGLSALLPVYAASTGSQTASANQKNQLISQNNKKEITLVTYAVTKAAYDKIIPQFVAKWKKEKGQDVVIRTSYGGSGSQTRAVIDGLPADVVALALALDTKKIEQAGLIKPGWEKEAPNNSIVTRSVVALETRAGNPKKIKTWSDLAKPGVKIVTANPKTSGGARWNFLALWGAVAKNGGNETQAFNFVSQVFKNVVVLPKDARESSDAFYKKGQGDVLLNYENEVLLAAQQGKTDTSYEVPATNISIDAPVAVVDKNVDKRSTREVSEAFVKFLFTPEAQREFAKVGFRPVNSTVAKEVQNKFPKISRLYTVDNLGGWDTIQKKFFDDGGIFDKIQSGKR from the coding sequence ATGACACACCAAGAAACCAACAAACCGAAATTCATCCAAGTGGTAAACCAACTATTTCCAGCCTTCAAACAGCCTGCAACTCAAACCTCTGCTCTAGTGCTAGCAGCAGGCTTAGGTTTAAGTGCTTTGCTACCTGTTTACGCTGCTAGTACAGGTTCTCAAACTGCGTCTGCTAACCAAAAGAATCAACTGATTAGCCAAAATAACAAGAAAGAAATTACTCTAGTTACCTACGCAGTCACCAAAGCCGCCTACGATAAAATCATTCCCCAGTTTGTGGCGAAATGGAAGAAGGAAAAAGGTCAGGATGTGGTAATTCGGACCAGCTATGGTGGTTCTGGCTCCCAAACACGTGCAGTAATTGATGGCTTACCCGCAGATGTGGTAGCTCTAGCACTGGCTTTGGATACTAAAAAAATCGAACAAGCAGGTTTAATTAAACCAGGTTGGGAGAAAGAAGCGCCTAATAATTCGATTGTAACTCGCTCAGTAGTTGCTTTAGAAACCCGTGCAGGTAATCCGAAAAAGATTAAAACTTGGTCCGATTTGGCTAAACCTGGAGTCAAAATTGTCACAGCCAACCCCAAAACCTCCGGTGGTGCTAGATGGAACTTCCTAGCTTTGTGGGGTGCTGTCGCCAAGAATGGCGGGAATGAGACTCAGGCCTTTAACTTTGTTAGTCAAGTCTTTAAGAACGTCGTTGTGCTTCCCAAAGATGCACGGGAATCTAGCGATGCTTTCTATAAAAAAGGTCAAGGGGATGTGCTACTGAACTACGAAAACGAAGTCCTCTTAGCCGCACAACAAGGAAAGACAGACACTTCTTACGAAGTTCCCGCAACCAACATTTCTATCGATGCTCCCGTAGCAGTTGTCGATAAGAATGTAGATAAGCGCAGTACACGTGAAGTTTCGGAAGCTTTCGTTAAGTTCTTATTCACCCCAGAAGCTCAACGCGAGTTTGCTAAAGTTGGTTTTAGACCAGTTAACTCCACCGTCGCTAAAGAAGTACAGAATAAGTTCCCCAAGATTTCCCGACTCTACACAGTCGATAATCTGGGAGGTTGGGATACTATTCAGAAGAAGTTCTTCGATGATGGCGGAATCTTTGACAAAATCCAAAGTGGGAAACGCTAA
- the cysW gene encoding sulfate ABC transporter permease subunit CysW — MTTNKPKQDKSWTPTILIAIAVGYLALVQYIPAINVFVEAFKKGVGPFLENLSAPAFLFAAGLTVTLAVIAVPLNAVFGLCAAWAIARNNFPGKAIVLSIIDLPFSISPVVAGLMIVLLYGRQGWFGPWLQAHDIQIIFAFPGMVLATAFVSMPFVAREVIPVLEEFGSEQEEAARTLGANDWQIFWRVTLPSIRWGLLYGLILTNARAMGEFGAVSVVSGNIAEKTQSLPLFVEDAYKQYETEAAFSAAVLLALLAVVTLVLKEILERKTRIKDVE; from the coding sequence ATGACAACAAATAAACCCAAACAGGACAAGAGTTGGACACCAACAATTTTGATTGCGATCGCCGTTGGCTATTTAGCTCTAGTTCAATATATCCCGGCAATCAACGTTTTTGTCGAAGCTTTCAAAAAGGGAGTGGGGCCATTTCTGGAAAATCTCAGCGCACCAGCGTTTCTGTTCGCAGCCGGGCTAACGGTAACATTGGCTGTAATTGCTGTGCCTTTGAATGCAGTATTTGGTTTGTGTGCAGCTTGGGCGATCGCTCGCAATAATTTCCCCGGTAAGGCTATAGTCTTAAGTATTATTGACCTGCCTTTTTCCATCTCCCCCGTAGTCGCGGGCTTGATGATTGTGCTACTTTACGGTCGCCAGGGCTGGTTTGGCCCTTGGCTACAGGCACATGATATCCAGATTATCTTTGCCTTTCCAGGTATGGTACTGGCTACCGCTTTCGTCAGTATGCCCTTTGTCGCCCGCGAAGTCATTCCTGTGTTAGAAGAATTTGGTAGTGAGCAAGAAGAAGCAGCTAGAACCCTGGGCGCAAACGATTGGCAAATATTTTGGCGCGTCACCTTACCCAGTATTCGCTGGGGCTTACTTTATGGTTTAATTTTGACCAATGCTAGAGCAATGGGTGAATTCGGCGCTGTTTCAGTAGTATCTGGTAATATTGCTGAAAAAACCCAGAGTCTACCACTGTTTGTAGAAGACGCTTACAAACAGTATGAAACTGAAGCGGCTTTCTCAGCGGCTGTATTGTTGGCATTGTTAGCAGTCGTAACTTTAGTGCTAAAGGAGATTTTAGAACGAAAAACCCGCATTAAAGATGTTGAGTAA
- the cysT gene encoding sulfate ABC transporter permease subunit CysT, translating into MTLSPSFQADGKTPVWKAFLLRLRQIPWTWRITVGYLIVMLLIPITAMFLKASTEPPTKFWEIATSDLALATYNVTFVTSLFAAGINGVFGTLIAWVLVRYDFPLKRIIDATVDLPFALPTSVAGLTLATVYSDNGWIGSLLAPLGIKVSFTRLGVGVAMIFISLPFIVRTVQPVLQEMEHEIEEAAWCLGASQWQTFWKVILPPLFPTILTGVALGFSRAVGEYGSTVIISSNTPYEDLIAPVLIFQRLEQYDYSGATVIGVVLLAISLVLLLAINFLQAWARRYDNK; encoded by the coding sequence ATGACTTTATCTCCTTCTTTTCAAGCTGACGGTAAAACTCCAGTGTGGAAGGCGTTCCTACTTCGGTTGCGTCAGATTCCTTGGACATGGCGGATTACTGTGGGATACCTGATAGTTATGTTATTGATCCCCATAACTGCTATGTTTCTCAAAGCAAGTACGGAACCGCCGACTAAGTTTTGGGAAATCGCTACTAGTGATCTGGCTCTGGCAACATACAATGTCACTTTCGTTACTTCATTATTTGCTGCGGGAATCAATGGGGTCTTTGGGACTCTGATTGCTTGGGTTCTTGTTCGCTATGACTTTCCGTTAAAACGGATAATTGATGCCACCGTAGATTTACCGTTTGCGCTGCCGACATCGGTAGCAGGTTTAACCTTGGCAACGGTTTACAGCGATAATGGCTGGATTGGTTCGCTGTTGGCACCACTGGGAATTAAAGTATCTTTCACTCGTCTGGGTGTTGGGGTAGCAATGATATTTATCTCACTCCCATTTATAGTACGGACGGTGCAACCTGTATTGCAGGAAATGGAGCATGAAATTGAAGAAGCGGCGTGGTGTTTGGGTGCTTCTCAATGGCAAACTTTTTGGAAGGTAATTTTACCGCCTTTATTTCCGACGATTTTGACTGGGGTAGCTTTGGGTTTCTCCCGTGCGGTTGGGGAGTATGGCTCGACTGTGATTATTTCTTCTAATACGCCTTACGAAGATTTAATCGCACCTGTGCTGATTTTCCAGCGATTAGAACAGTATGACTATTCTGGTGCAACTGTGATTGGTGTGGTTCTACTAGCAATTTCGTTGGTGCTGCTACTAGCAATTAATTTCTTACAAGCGTGGGCTAGAAGATATGACAACAAATAA